Genomic DNA from Oryza sativa Japonica Group chromosome 5, ASM3414082v1:
AATCTTTGCAAGCATATTTTCAAATGGTATTTTCTTTGCATTTCCAAGTTTTTAGTATCTGTTAGTTGACCTGAAAATTATACCATCTGCAGGTGCCAGCAGAACATGAATAACTTAATGATATCACTTGCTCACAAGTTCACGAAGCTTCAAGTTCTCACTCTTCGCCAGAACATACCTCAGCTTGAAGACAGTGCAGTAGAGGCCGTTTCCAACTACTGTCATGATCTACGTGAGTTAGACCTTAGCAGAAGTTTTAGGCTTAGTGACCGTTCCTTGTATGCATTAGCCCGTGGCTGTCCTCAGCTTACAAAATTAAACATTAGTGGATGTTCCAACTTCAGTGACACTGCCTTGACCTATCTTACTTTCCACTGTAAAAATTTTAAGTGCTTGAATCTATGTGGTTGTGGGAAGGCAGCAACCGACAGAGCTTTGCAGGTACTCCCTGTTAACCCATTATTTTGATAACATGTTTGATGAACTTCCATTGAGTTTCTGTGATCTTGATGCAGGCCATAGCCCGTAATTGCGGCCAGCTGCAATCATTGAACTTAGGTTGGTGTGAGGATGTCACAGATAAGGGAGTGACCAGCTTGGCATCAGGGTGTCCTGATCTCAGGGCTCTGGACTTGTGTGGTTGTGTTCTTATAACAGGTAATTTGCAGTATTTGTATATCTATTTTTTTGTGACCTTTTTCTCTTCATTCATTGACGAAAAGAAATAAGATGTCAGTTTGAGTGCTAGTCATATAGATTACTATAGTATTATATTAGTTTATCAGGCACCTGGCTTCTTTGTACTATTAAAACAAAGTTACTTTTACGAGGGTTGGGACTTCCATAGTTCAATTGTAGCTTCTAGCAATCATGGGCATCCTTTTTTAGATAAGAAAGATTAATTACATCCCCGGTCTCAGCAATTTAATCCTGTTCAATCATATTGCAGATGAGAGTGTGATCGCTCTTGCCACTGGGTGTCCACACCTGCGATCTTTAGGCTTGTACTACTGCCAGAACATCACCGACCGAGCCATGTACTCCCTCGCAAACAGCCGGGTCAAGAGCAAACGCAGGAGGTGGGACAGTGTGAGGAGCAGCAGCTCTAAGGAAGAAGACGGTCTCGCAAACCTGAACATCAGCCAGTGCACGGCCCTGACACCCCCAGCGGTCCAGGCGGTCTGCGACTCCTTCCCGGCCCTCCACACTTGCCCTGGGAGGCACTCCCTGATCATCAGTGGCTGCCTCAGCCTGACGTCTGTCCACTGCGCCTGCGCCCTCCACCCGCACCGTGCTGGAAGAACCATGGTGCCTAGCCACGCATACTGATGGTGTTTTGGGCGCTTGGTCCTGGTGAATGCCCTATTGCCTGGTGGATGATGAGGTGTTCCTTCCTGGCCTAGAGGAAGAAGCTGTGTGAATAAACTCAGAACTCAAATAATGTACAGTAGGACTCTATATCTGTAGGAATGATAACCATGGAGTGGAGAATGGCTGGAGAGTTGCGTCTCCCCTGCCATTCAGGCCACTGACTGCAAACTACTACAaagatgtgtgtgtgtgtgctatGTAGCGGACTTCTATTAAGTGGCTTGTCTATTTGTGACTTGTGAGCAGGGGATTCAATGTTTTGCCACTCTCTAGACCGGAGATTTGATGATTTGCTATCCCGAATTCCTAATTcacactccctccgtttcaagttacAAGTTATTtatttactatatttgtctataaactttaaggtcttgtttggatcctccgggctattaaatagctctacggaatcttgctatttaggagtattaaacgtaagtTACTGATAAAACacattccataacccttgggctattttgcgagatgaatctaacgagatatattaatccatgatttgctacaacgatgctacagtaatcatccgctaatcatggattaatgtacctcgttagattcgtctcgcaaatagacaaggggttatggaatgggttttgtcagtaatcttcGTTTAATACTCTTAAATAACTCTTAAATAACAAGATTCcagagggctatttaatagcctgGAGGATCCAAACAAAGCCTTTGTCAAACTTGAAATAGTTTggctttgaccaaagtcaaaacgtcttataacctaaaaggGTTGAGACTCGATAGAATCCCACATTTCACTGGCAGTGACACCTTAAAAAGTGGCAAATCATCAAATCAAATCTGGTTAAGGATAACGCCCATAATGCATAATGCAAGTTCCATTTATGCCCACATGAAAATTTGGAGATAAAGAGCGGCCATTCTAGGACATATTCCCTCAAGTCAAATAAATAACTTTTATAAATCCGTAGTTAAtatgtttaaaattttgaccaTGTCTTtgaatatttcaattcaacctTTTAAAATGGAATGGTTATATTTATCTTAAAATTAGTTTGAAAATATTAACCTTTGCCACATTTTCTTATAGGTTTTATACAAGTAGTTAATAATCTAATTAGTGTGTTCTCGACGATTGGATCACTGTATTTATCTATGACAGAATAAGGTTGTTAAAATCACAATCCTGGATCGGAATTATAATCATATACATAAAAGTCGCAAAATCGTAGATTCTACCTATATAGAATCATAGAATCGGGCATCTTAATTAGAATCGTGAAATTGTAAAATCATATGATCGAATTGAGATTATGACAATCTTAACTAGAGGTAGTACTAACCGAGCCCATCGCTTGGATTGTCTTTCCATACATTCTACGTTGATCAAGTTGAGTGAAAAAACATACATTCCTAAGCAATGGCGATTTGACagagctaaaaaaaaaagaagacaattCGATGATCCAGGAATATTTTCATTGTGAGAATTAATCCAACTACACAACCAAACAACCAATCTACAAACGAAACCAATTAGGAAGATATACCACATTTTCTAGAGAAAATTTACAGTTCTTGAATGGTACCAAGAGGTTTCAAAATTTTtagtgcaattttttttttacctcccTAGTATCATATCTCGGTACTACCACATTTTACACTACCATCTAGTACTGTAAAGTTGATTCATTTCCTAAGTATGAAATTTAATGTCTTGTATTTTCATACTTGCTCTGTTCTCAAATAGAAACATAGCTAAGATTCAGATTTTATAcataatataagtatttctaggACAATGATTGCAATGCACATCAATGATACAATACATAATATAAGCTTTTTATAATCAGATTTTAACCCTCACAATTGATGGGCTCTAAATTTCCTTGCAGATTTTCATTTGAGGAGCACAGAAGCACATCCCGGATATTAATTGTGCCATTCGACTGATCAGAAGCGACAAATTAGGTCAAAGGGGTCAAGCAGTTAGCTACGACTACGAGATCAGTCCGAAACTCACATATGTGGCGTGAAGCCGGATCGCTGGAACACTAAGACCTATTTGATAGAGTCCTAACTACTAAATTAGAAGTTAAATGTAGAGTGAAGTTGTGTAGCAATCTAAATTTAGCTCCACCTATTTAAcctttttagtttattttgtgagagcgtTCTAACCAGCGACGCTAATATTTTAGTTGAACTACAGCTTCAAAAAAGGTAAAGTTAGAGCTGAATATGTGAGAAGACAGACCCAAAGTCGGCGCCGAGACGCCTGAGATAGAAGGAGAAGCCATGGAAATTCGCTGCTTCTTGAATTGAAAATAACGCGACTCTGACCGATACATCGATTTATTTTAACCCTTTATTTTACGGCGCGAGTCTTGGCAGGAACCGGCCGATCGAACTCTTGTCCGACTCATCCATGGTAAACAATTGATCCGCTACATTGGAGTCGGAAAGCTCGAGCTCTCATCGGATGGCCTATTCAGTTAAAGaagaagccaaaatttaaattttcaaacttaattttaacattgttgagatattttcaacgtggtttcttttttagcattggcttttaagtcaccgagaatacatatataaaaattttacctataaatttatttttattctctaataagacgttttggcttattacgaAAAAAGGCAAACGATGAGGCTCTCGTGCGGCGCAGCAGTGAAGTTGGCTTGGTGGGCTGGATTCTTG
This window encodes:
- the LOC4338850 gene encoding F-box protein SKP2A — translated: MVSGRSANGELDACFRSLMLSISSGRGQAEGGGAMPTLSGWKDLPIELLLRIMSIIGDDRMLVVASGVCTGWRDALGWGLTNLSLSRCQQNMNNLMISLAHKFTKLQVLTLRQNIPQLEDSAVEAVSNYCHDLRELDLSRSFRLSDRSLYALARGCPQLTKLNISGCSNFSDTALTYLTFHCKNFKCLNLCGCGKAATDRALQAIARNCGQLQSLNLGWCEDVTDKGVTSLASGCPDLRALDLCGCVLITDESVIALATGCPHLRSLGLYYCQNITDRAMYSLANSRVKSKRRRWDSVRSSSSKEEDGLANLNISQCTALTPPAVQAVCDSFPALHTCPGRHSLIISGCLSLTSVHCACALHPHRAGRTMVPSHAY